From Strix uralensis isolate ZFMK-TIS-50842 chromosome 1, bStrUra1, whole genome shotgun sequence, a single genomic window includes:
- the ODF1 gene encoding outer dense fiber protein 1: MSLHCCLLEDAKQDLRQVEKEMQRQMKLLALRLQQLDEELSASCPCSPTMHPCCLCQPNQERRALTARMDVEQELGSMQRRLNRLSNFSHDNKLLALMDMKGFDPKEVVVTVKDGKVKVLAEHKEEHATAEGKEYNYRSIMKEISLPLGVSKDEVTYSLGPNSIMKIEMACKCYPCLSSC, from the exons ATGTCATTGCACTGTTGCCTTTTGGAAGATGCCAAGCAGGATTTGAGGCAGGTGGAGAAAGAGATGCAGAGGCAAATGAAGCTGCTGGCCCTGCGCCTGCAGCAGCTCGACGAGGAGCTCTCTGCATCCTGCCCATGCAGCCCCACCATGCACccctgctgcctgtgccagcccAACCAGGAGAGAAGGGCCCTCACCGCGAGGATGGATGTGGAGCAAGAACTGGGCAG CATGCAAAGAAGACTCAACAGGTTATCGAACTTTTCCCATGATAACAAGCTTTTGGCTTTGATGGACATGAAGGGTTTTGACCCCAAGGAAGTCGTTGTAACGGTGAAAGATGGGAAGGTGAAGGTGTTAGCGGAGCACAAGGAGGAGCACGCAACCGCAGAAGGGAAGGAGTATAACTACAGAAGCATCATGAAGGAAATCAGCCTGCCGCTGGGAGTGAGCAAGGACGAGGTGACCTACTCGCTAGGACCCAATAGCATCATGAAGATCGAAATGGCATGCAAGTGCTACCCTTGTCTCTcgagctgctga